Proteins co-encoded in one Periophthalmus magnuspinnatus isolate fPerMag1 chromosome 20, fPerMag1.2.pri, whole genome shotgun sequence genomic window:
- the crispld1a gene encoding cysteine-rich secretory protein LCCL domain-containing 1 — protein MRFLSAHWPECRSMLLLCLIQMPVSFTLPFNSSLEQMLDKYMDEDGEMWKAKGRGKRAITDNDAQLILDLHNKLRGQVYPQASNMEYMVWDTELERTAEEWAETCLWEHGPAGLLPQIGQNLGAHWGRYRPPTFHVQAWYDEVKDFSYPYPQECNPYCPFRCSGPVCTHYTQLVWATSSRVGCAINLCYNMNVWGQIWAKAVYLVCNYSPKGNWWGHAPYKHGTPCSACPPSYGGGCKDNQCYKDNSYNPYQEEMEENNFIEPEAPRARPRAPKPDPPSVPAPAPTRPPTEVLHRNEVVNTQQMSQLVTCDTKLRDQCKGTTCNRYECPAGCLDATGKVVGTVYYEMQSSVCKAGLHAGVIDNDGGWLDVSRQGRKDYFIKSYKNGVQSIGKYQSANSFIVSKVTVQAVTCETTVAVLCPYERPVRHCPRLYCPRNCLEENAHTSRVIGTRIYSDKSSICRAAVHAGVIRNDAGGYIDVMPVDKRRHYIASYQNGISSESLQNPPGGKAFRVFAVI, from the exons ATGAGGTTCTTGTCTGCTCACTGGCCAGAATGCAGATCCATGcttctgctctgtctgatccaAATGCCAGTTTCCTTCACGCTGCCGTTTAACTCCAGCCTGGAGCAGATGTTGGACAAGTACATGGACGAGGATGGAGAGATGTGGAAGGCCAAAGGGAGGGGCAAGAGAGCCATAACGGACAACGATGCGCAGCTCATCCTGGATCTCCACAACAAGCTTAGAGGGCAGGTGTACCCCCAAGCATCCAACATGGAGTACATG GTTTGGGACACTGAACTGGAGCGCACAGCAGAGGAGTGGGCTGAGACCTGCCTATGGGAACATGGTCCTGCTGGTTTACTGCCTCAGATCGGACAGAACCTGGGCGCTCACTGGGGAAG GTATCGGCCTCCTACGTTCCATGTTCAGGCGTGGTATGACGAAGTGAAAGACTTCTCTTACCCTTACCCCCAGGAGTGTAACCCTTACTGCCCATTCAGGTGCTCCGGTCCAGTGTGTACCCACTACACACAG CTTGTGTGGGCCACCAGCAGTCGCGTCGGTTGTGCTATCAACCTATGCTACAATATGAATGTTTGGGGGCAGATTTGGGCCAAGGCTGTCTATCTCGTCTGCAACTACTCTCCAAA GGGCAACTGGTGGGGCCATGCTCCATACAAACATGGGACGCCGTGTTCAGCCTGTCCTCCAAGTTATGGGGGAGGCTGTAAGGACAACCAGTGTTACAAAg ATAACAGCTACAACCCTTACCAAGAGGAAATGGAAGAAAATAACTTCATTGAACCTGAGGCCCCTCGAGCTCGACCCCGGGCCCCCAAACCGGACCCCCCCAGTGTCCCCGCCCCGGCCCCCACGCGACCCCCTACAGAGGTCCTGCACAGGAATGAGGTGGTCAACACACAGCAGATGT CTCAGCTCGTCACCTGCGACACAAAGCTGAGAGACCAGTGTAAAGGAACCACATGCAACAG ATATGAATGTCCAGCTGGATGTCTAGATGCCACTGGGAAAGTGGTGGGCACAGTGTACTATGAAATG cAATCTAGTGTGTGCAAAGCGGGCCTACATGCTGGTGTCATAGATAATGATGGAGGGTGGCTTGATGTGAGCAGACAAGGAAGAAAAGACTATTTCATCAAATCATACAAGAATGGGGTACAATCTATAGG GAAGTACCAAAGTGCCAATTCATTCATCGTTTCTAAAGTGACAG TCCAAGCTGTTACATGTGAAACAACAGTTGCCGTACTCTGTCCGTACGAGAGACCTGTAAGACACTGCCCAAG ATTATACTGCCCACGAAACTGTTTAGAGGAGAACGCCCACACATCTAGAGTAATAGGAACAAGAATCTACTCTGAT AAATCCAGTATTTGTCGAGCTGCAGTTCACGCTGGGGTCATCCGGAATGACGCAGGGGGATACATCGATGTGATGccggtggataagaggagacACTACATTGCTTCATATCAAAATGGAATTTCCTCAGAAAG TCTACAGAATCCTCCAGGGGGCAAGGCGTTCCGGGTATTCGCCGTCATCTGA